The Spirosoma radiotolerans genome has a window encoding:
- the cysM gene encoding cysteine synthase CysM, translated as MATLLDLVGNTPLIELNRLNPNPNVTVYGKLEGNNPGGSVKDRAAVSMIQGALSRGELQPGMTLVEATSGNTGIALAMIARLYDIPIELVMPENSTRERVLTMEAFGAKVTLTETIESARDYADAQVQKGGYLMLNQFANPDNYLAHYRTTGPEIWRDTAGKITHFVSSMGTTGTIMGTSRYLKEQNPDIQIVGCQPTDGSSIPGIRKWPVEYLPKIFEPQRVDRVMEVSAEEATLMTRKLANVEGVFAGMSSGGSVHAALQLAQELESGVIVCIICDRGDRYLSSDLFG; from the coding sequence ATGGCAACTTTGCTCGATTTAGTCGGTAATACCCCTTTGATTGAGTTGAACCGTCTGAATCCAAATCCTAACGTCACCGTATATGGCAAACTTGAAGGCAACAATCCTGGTGGCAGTGTAAAAGACCGAGCCGCCGTCAGCATGATTCAGGGTGCCCTGTCTCGCGGTGAACTTCAACCGGGCATGACTTTGGTTGAAGCCACAAGTGGCAATACAGGCATTGCTCTGGCTATGATTGCGCGGCTCTATGACATTCCGATCGAATTGGTCATGCCCGAAAACTCAACCCGGGAGCGTGTGCTGACTATGGAAGCGTTCGGTGCCAAAGTTACCCTGACAGAAACCATCGAAAGTGCCCGCGATTACGCCGACGCACAAGTACAAAAGGGCGGCTACCTGATGCTGAATCAGTTTGCTAATCCCGACAATTACCTCGCTCATTACCGAACTACCGGCCCTGAAATATGGCGCGATACGGCGGGCAAAATTACCCATTTTGTTTCATCTATGGGCACCACGGGCACCATCATGGGTACGTCGCGCTACCTGAAAGAGCAAAACCCGGACATTCAGATCGTCGGCTGTCAGCCGACCGATGGCTCGTCGATACCAGGTATACGGAAATGGCCGGTTGAATACCTGCCAAAAATTTTCGAACCCCAGCGCGTCGACCGCGTCATGGAGGTTTCCGCTGAAGAAGCGACCCTCATGACCCGTAAACTGGCAAACGTCGAGGGCGTTTTTGCGGGTATGAGCAGTGGTGGATCGGTTCATGCGGCCCTTCAACTGGCTCAGGAGCTGGAGTCTGGCGTAATCGTCTGCATCATCTGCGATCGGGGCGACCGCTATCTTTCATCCGACTTATTTGGGTAG
- a CDS encoding FtsK/SpoIIIE family DNA translocase, with amino-acid sequence MAQPTTSPRQNTIRRPAERNEPRPRVNRDGGSSSGRFKTPSFNWGAALDRWLTDQRSALTLGMLLMGLALGLMVAFISYIINGPADQSVVGAAFSEPLAETGTETRNWVGLVGAYVAQAFVFRWFGVGALAIPVIVFLSGYKLTFGSELVPLSRATKALLFAAVWSSLMLGYIVLVTDSAQTASVWCGGIGYEVNVALYSLFGWGNLAFIGFLLFFFVVYFFDVRNIRLPDFSHSTQPRAKIRSDDPLQTYAESELEPEADDEIEPDDEEEHQPFSPQSQPVNSFVSDAVTPDEQPIPATSLPEVIAQTTGVTLTIKNRDTTINNGADTEELSAVPAPTFEPDPFEEDDLVATHGLYDPTLDLPQYQYPLSDLLTDYPNSRKAQVSDDELTANKEKIENTLRNFGIEIDSIQASIGPTVTLYEIIPAKGVRISKIKSLEDDIALSLSALGIRIIAPMPGMGTIGIEVPNKNREMVSMRSVITSDVFNNSKFDLPIVLGKTISNEIYVADLAKMPHLLMAGATGQGKSVGLNVLLTSLIYKKHPSQLKLVLVDPKKVELTLFNKLERHFLAKLPDSEEPIITDTKKVVNTLNSLCIEMDNRYNLLKDAGCRNLKEYNAKFVKRRLNPEKGHRFLPYIVLIIDELADLMMTAGKEVEQPIARLAQLARAIGIHLVVATQRPSVNVITGLIKANFPARLSFKVTSKIDSRTILDTGGAEQLVGMGDMLLSSNSDIVRLQCPFVDTNEIEDICEFVGNQRGYDDAYALPEFVGDDGGQGDDKDVDMANRDPMFDEAARLIVIHQQGSTSLIQRKLKLGYNRAGRLVDQLEAARIVGAFEGSKARDVLVQDLQTLEDILKRLKGE; translated from the coding sequence ATGGCACAACCAACTACATCACCCCGTCAGAATACAATCCGACGTCCGGCTGAACGCAATGAACCCCGTCCGCGTGTCAACCGGGATGGGGGATCCTCATCCGGTCGGTTCAAGACCCCTTCTTTCAACTGGGGAGCCGCCCTTGACCGCTGGCTCACCGACCAACGCTCAGCCCTAACACTGGGCATGCTGCTGATGGGTCTGGCGCTGGGCTTGATGGTGGCGTTTATCTCGTATATCATCAATGGTCCCGCCGATCAGAGCGTAGTAGGCGCAGCTTTCTCGGAGCCACTCGCCGAAACCGGCACCGAAACCCGCAACTGGGTTGGGCTGGTAGGAGCATACGTAGCCCAGGCCTTTGTTTTCCGCTGGTTTGGCGTGGGCGCGTTGGCCATACCCGTTATTGTCTTTTTGTCAGGCTACAAACTTACCTTTGGAAGTGAGCTGGTTCCGTTGAGCCGGGCGACCAAGGCGTTGCTGTTTGCCGCTGTTTGGTCCAGCCTGATGCTGGGGTATATAGTGCTCGTTACCGACTCCGCCCAGACCGCCAGTGTTTGGTGTGGCGGTATTGGCTACGAAGTCAATGTAGCCCTGTATAGTTTGTTTGGTTGGGGAAACCTGGCCTTTATTGGCTTTCTGCTGTTCTTTTTTGTCGTTTATTTCTTCGACGTCCGGAATATCAGACTACCGGATTTTTCACATTCAACCCAGCCGAGAGCCAAAATCCGTTCGGATGATCCGTTGCAAACCTATGCTGAAAGCGAGCTGGAGCCCGAGGCAGACGACGAGATCGAGCCCGACGATGAGGAGGAACACCAGCCATTTTCTCCGCAGAGCCAGCCCGTTAATTCATTCGTTTCAGATGCCGTAACGCCTGACGAACAGCCAATTCCAGCCACTTCGTTACCCGAAGTCATTGCGCAAACCACGGGCGTTACGCTCACCATTAAAAACCGCGATACAACAATCAACAACGGCGCCGACACCGAAGAGCTTAGTGCCGTGCCCGCTCCTACGTTTGAACCCGATCCATTCGAGGAAGATGATCTGGTAGCAACCCATGGTTTGTATGACCCAACCCTCGATTTGCCGCAGTACCAATATCCCCTTTCTGATCTCCTGACCGATTATCCGAACAGCCGCAAGGCGCAGGTATCGGATGATGAACTGACGGCCAACAAAGAAAAAATCGAAAACACACTGCGCAACTTCGGGATCGAAATAGACTCCATCCAGGCGTCTATCGGACCAACGGTTACGTTATATGAGATCATTCCGGCTAAGGGTGTCCGAATTTCTAAAATCAAGAGCCTGGAAGATGACATTGCGCTGAGTTTATCTGCCCTTGGCATTCGGATTATTGCGCCGATGCCCGGCATGGGAACGATTGGTATTGAGGTGCCGAACAAAAACCGTGAGATGGTCTCCATGCGGTCGGTTATTACGAGCGATGTCTTTAACAACAGCAAATTTGACCTGCCCATTGTTCTGGGAAAGACGATCTCGAATGAGATTTATGTGGCTGATTTAGCCAAAATGCCGCACTTACTCATGGCGGGAGCCACCGGGCAGGGTAAATCCGTTGGGTTGAATGTGCTGTTGACATCGCTCATTTACAAGAAGCACCCGTCGCAGCTCAAGCTTGTGCTGGTTGACCCCAAAAAGGTTGAACTAACCCTGTTCAACAAACTGGAAAGGCATTTTCTGGCCAAGTTGCCCGACTCCGAAGAACCCATCATTACCGACACCAAGAAGGTGGTTAATACGCTCAACTCGCTTTGTATCGAGATGGATAACCGGTACAACCTGCTCAAAGACGCGGGGTGCCGGAACCTGAAAGAGTACAACGCAAAGTTTGTTAAACGGCGGCTTAACCCCGAAAAAGGCCATCGCTTCCTGCCCTACATTGTCCTGATCATTGATGAGCTGGCCGACTTGATGATGACGGCTGGCAAGGAAGTTGAACAACCCATTGCCCGGTTGGCCCAGTTGGCCCGCGCTATTGGCATTCACCTGGTCGTGGCCACCCAACGCCCCTCGGTAAACGTCATTACGGGTTTGATCAAAGCCAACTTCCCGGCCCGCTTGTCCTTTAAGGTGACCTCTAAAATTGACTCCCGAACCATTTTGGATACGGGTGGCGCTGAGCAACTGGTTGGCATGGGCGATATGCTGCTTTCGTCTAACTCCGATATTGTCCGCCTACAATGCCCTTTTGTGGACACCAACGAAATTGAAGACATCTGCGAATTTGTCGGAAATCAGCGCGGCTACGATGATGCCTATGCACTTCCCGAATTTGTGGGTGACGACGGCGGCCAGGGTGACGATAAGGATGTGGACATGGCCAACCGTGACCCTATGTTCGACGAAGCGGCACGACTTATCGTTATTCATCAGCAGGGTAGCACTTCATTGATTCAGCGTAAGCTCAAGTTAGGCTACAATCGCGCCGGTCGCCTGGTCGACCAGTTGGAAGCTGCCCGAATTGTGGGGGCCTTCGAGGGAAGCAAAGCCCGCGATGTGCTGGTTCAGGATTTGCAAACGCTGGAAGATATATTGAAGCGCCTGAAAGGTGAATAA
- a CDS encoding LolA family protein, giving the protein MKKIAWMLSLALMMTLPAFAQKDKRAQGILDAMSKKYKALKSYQANFTFASAGGAAKESYKGDLTVKNEKFRLSLGGQEVFTDGKTMSTYIKESNEVNVQDYDAGGNSELNPTQIYTIYKRGFDYRFLKEQKQAGRTLEVIELTSNRPKSAIKTVQISVDKADKSVRNWLIVNKDGKQTSYTITKFTPNVNVPDTFFAFDKSKYPGVEVVDLR; this is encoded by the coding sequence ATGAAGAAGATAGCTTGGATGCTAAGTTTGGCGTTGATGATGACGCTGCCGGCTTTTGCTCAGAAAGACAAACGAGCGCAGGGCATTTTGGACGCGATGAGCAAAAAGTATAAAGCACTGAAATCCTATCAGGCAAATTTTACATTCGCCAGCGCAGGTGGCGCGGCCAAAGAATCCTACAAAGGAGATTTGACGGTAAAAAACGAGAAATTCAGGCTGTCACTTGGTGGGCAGGAGGTATTCACCGATGGCAAAACGATGTCTACATACATCAAAGAGTCCAACGAAGTTAACGTGCAGGATTATGACGCCGGTGGCAACAGCGAACTGAATCCAACCCAGATTTACACCATCTACAAACGTGGCTTCGATTATCGTTTTCTGAAAGAACAGAAGCAGGCAGGCCGCACGCTCGAAGTCATCGAGCTAACGTCTAACCGTCCCAAAAGCGCCATTAAAACCGTACAAATTTCGGTTGACAAAGCTGACAAGTCGGTTCGGAACTGGCTGATCGTCAACAAAGACGGCAAGCAGACGTCTTATACCATTACCAAGTTTACGCCCAATGTAAACGTGCCGGATACCTTCTTTGCCTTCGACAAGTCGAAGTATCCAGGCGTTGAGGTAGTCGATCTTCGGTAG
- a CDS encoding LytR/AlgR family response regulator transcription factor, whose amino-acid sequence MRATVVTHPLSKGHVEKLAGQFSMSDLTLPFWGCRKKMPMHRIVRLEGEGNYTLFHFSDGSQLIVSLTLKKMESRLSPKVFARLHKKNIINLLYLDSVHPSQQQLSVSLINGDRVEVSRRKASRFIKHLKGFQQELSMLNTVEPVS is encoded by the coding sequence ATGAGAGCAACAGTCGTTACTCATCCGCTTTCAAAGGGACATGTCGAAAAGCTTGCGGGCCAGTTTTCCATGTCAGATCTTACGCTTCCATTTTGGGGGTGCCGCAAAAAAATGCCGATGCACCGGATTGTGCGCCTGGAAGGCGAGGGGAATTACACCTTATTTCATTTTTCGGATGGTAGTCAACTGATCGTGTCACTGACGCTGAAAAAAATGGAGAGCCGCTTGTCGCCCAAAGTTTTTGCCCGTCTGCATAAAAAGAACATTATTAATTTATTGTACCTGGACAGTGTTCATCCCAGCCAGCAGCAGTTGAGTGTGAGCCTGATTAATGGTGATCGGGTAGAGGTGTCCCGTCGGAAAGCTAGCCGGTTTATCAAGCACCTGAAGGGATTTCAGCAAGAGTTGTCGATGCTAAATACGGTAGAACCGGTATCGTAA
- a CDS encoding glycosyltransferase family 117 protein, protein MFTFNRLNTVIGWLMFATALVTYVLTVERTASFWDCGEFIAASFKLQVPHPPGAPFFLLLGRIFSMFSLGDLTRVAYWVNMASVLASAFTILFLFWTITLLARKLIGKSVSEYTTTDSILVIGTGNVGALVYTFSDTFWFSAVEAEVYGMSSFFTAIVVWAAFKWERMEDEAAANRWLVFMAYLTGLSIGVHLLNLVVIPVLALIYYYKKYLVPTFRGGVMALAIGLVILGCINASIAGLPALAFAVERLFVNSFGLPFNSGVIFFILILVAAIGYGIVWSIRRQRVIWNTALLAVAFLLIGYTSYLQVLVRAGFNPPLNENNPADVLSFRAYQSREQYGSRSLLYGPVFTARPIDQKRGAPMWKKENGKYVIYDYQPEYIYAPGDEILFPRLYSSQLNHPQLYRQMLGLAEGQKPTMGDNLRFLFTYQLNHMWWRYLMWNFAGRESDEDDAGYLLPWSSDQLAPDLLKANKAHDNFYMLPFLLGLFGSIYQYKRRRQDWLVVSLLFLITGIGLQVFLNSPPSEPRERDYIYVGSFYFFAIWLGLGVAALAEGVRTALKSVRLRNELVLGVCLLVPVMMCVKSWDNHNRDHRFHSVDFAKNMLSSCAPNAILFTEGDNDTFPLWYVQEVESFRRDVRVCNLSLLGTEWYIQQMKRKTYESDAVPMSLAFDQFNKGKNDIIPFYEISGVKNGIDLKQYINLVKDNNPAIQLPLTSGEMTNVLPSSILYLPIDKKAVDQARFVSAELRPLLKDTLQWTLGKKDLYKPDLIMLDVIATNNWQRPIYFSSTLTTDHYQGLKNYMQLEGYTYRLMPVAVPGATDGYVDSKRMYTNMMHKTVWRELDNPDVYYDQTYKGPPVVSARMAFFRLTDQLLREGQTDKAREVLDFSLKVMPDKSLPYDQISSNYVRFLFALNEPAKALSIADTMATRADQNLTYTKSGQGRFSSPNADLYILQTIVEACKEANQPLAAARYEAIFQKHLATYG, encoded by the coding sequence ATGTTCACTTTCAACCGACTGAATACCGTCATCGGGTGGCTTATGTTTGCCACGGCGCTCGTTACCTATGTGCTGACCGTCGAACGAACAGCCAGTTTCTGGGACTGTGGCGAGTTTATCGCTGCTTCGTTCAAACTTCAGGTACCTCATCCGCCGGGAGCGCCTTTTTTTCTGTTGCTGGGCCGAATTTTTTCCATGTTCTCTCTCGGCGATCTGACCAGAGTTGCGTATTGGGTTAACATGGCCTCTGTGCTGGCCAGCGCCTTTACCATTTTGTTTCTGTTCTGGACCATCACTCTGCTGGCCCGGAAGCTCATTGGCAAATCGGTAAGTGAGTACACCACTACCGACTCGATACTGGTTATTGGGACGGGTAACGTTGGGGCATTGGTGTACACATTCTCCGACACCTTCTGGTTTTCGGCCGTTGAAGCCGAAGTATATGGGATGTCGTCTTTTTTTACCGCTATCGTGGTATGGGCTGCTTTTAAGTGGGAGCGCATGGAGGATGAAGCGGCCGCTAACCGCTGGCTTGTTTTCATGGCCTACCTAACGGGTTTGTCTATCGGGGTGCATTTGCTGAATCTGGTTGTTATTCCGGTCCTGGCGCTCATTTATTACTACAAAAAATATCTGGTGCCAACCTTCCGGGGTGGTGTAATGGCGTTGGCCATCGGGCTGGTCATACTGGGCTGTATCAATGCCTCGATTGCGGGCCTGCCCGCACTGGCATTTGCCGTGGAGCGGCTGTTTGTCAACTCGTTTGGCTTGCCGTTCAACTCAGGCGTGATTTTCTTCATCCTGATTTTGGTCGCTGCCATCGGGTACGGTATTGTCTGGTCGATTCGTCGGCAGCGGGTTATCTGGAACACCGCGTTGCTTGCCGTAGCGTTTCTGCTAATTGGCTACACATCTTATTTGCAGGTGCTCGTTCGGGCAGGTTTTAACCCACCGCTCAATGAAAACAACCCCGCCGATGTGCTGAGCTTTCGGGCTTACCAGAGTCGGGAGCAGTACGGGAGTCGTTCCCTGCTGTATGGGCCTGTATTTACGGCCCGGCCCATTGACCAGAAGCGGGGTGCGCCCATGTGGAAGAAGGAAAACGGTAAATATGTCATTTACGATTACCAACCGGAATACATTTATGCGCCCGGCGATGAGATACTCTTTCCACGCCTGTACAGCAGTCAACTAAATCATCCTCAGTTATACCGGCAGATGCTCGGCTTGGCGGAGGGGCAGAAGCCGACCATGGGCGATAACCTCCGATTCCTGTTTACCTACCAGTTGAACCATATGTGGTGGCGGTACCTGATGTGGAACTTTGCCGGTCGGGAGAGCGACGAAGATGACGCGGGGTATTTATTGCCTTGGTCATCCGATCAGCTTGCACCCGACCTGTTGAAAGCCAACAAAGCCCATGATAACTTTTATATGCTGCCGTTTCTACTAGGTTTGTTTGGGAGTATTTACCAGTACAAACGCCGACGCCAGGATTGGCTCGTTGTGAGCTTATTGTTTCTGATCACGGGCATTGGTCTGCAGGTCTTTCTGAACTCACCCCCATCTGAGCCGCGAGAACGCGATTACATCTATGTCGGCTCGTTTTACTTCTTTGCCATCTGGCTCGGCTTAGGTGTGGCGGCCCTCGCCGAAGGGGTACGAACGGCCCTGAAGTCAGTTAGGCTTCGGAACGAACTGGTGCTCGGCGTATGCCTGCTGGTACCCGTAATGATGTGCGTAAAAAGTTGGGATAATCACAACCGGGATCACCGCTTTCATTCGGTCGATTTTGCCAAAAATATGCTCAGCTCGTGCGCGCCAAACGCGATCTTATTCACCGAAGGCGACAATGACACTTTCCCGCTTTGGTATGTGCAGGAAGTGGAAAGCTTCCGGCGCGATGTGCGGGTGTGCAACCTGAGTTTGCTGGGGACAGAATGGTATATCCAGCAAATGAAGCGAAAGACCTATGAGTCCGATGCCGTGCCCATGTCGCTGGCATTCGATCAGTTTAACAAAGGGAAGAACGACATTATTCCCTTCTACGAGATTTCCGGCGTGAAAAACGGTATTGACCTAAAACAGTACATCAACTTGGTGAAGGATAATAATCCGGCCATTCAACTGCCGCTCACCAGTGGTGAGATGACCAATGTGCTGCCCTCCTCCATTCTGTATCTGCCGATTGACAAGAAAGCCGTTGACCAGGCCCGATTCGTTTCGGCCGAGCTCCGGCCGCTGCTTAAGGATACCCTGCAATGGACGCTGGGTAAAAAGGATTTGTATAAACCCGATCTGATTATGCTGGATGTGATTGCGACCAACAACTGGCAGCGTCCTATTTACTTCTCGAGCACCCTGACTACGGATCACTATCAGGGCTTAAAGAATTACATGCAACTGGAAGGATACACATACCGCCTGATGCCGGTGGCCGTGCCAGGCGCAACGGATGGTTATGTCGATTCTAAACGGATGTATACCAACATGATGCACAAGACCGTTTGGCGGGAGCTCGACAACCCTGATGTGTATTATGACCAAACCTACAAAGGGCCGCCTGTTGTCTCGGCCCGCATGGCGTTTTTCCGGCTGACAGACCAGCTTTTGCGCGAAGGTCAGACCGATAAAGCCCGTGAAGTGCTGGACTTTTCCCTGAAAGTGATGCCGGACAAGAGCCTTCCGTATGACCAGATTTCGTCTAATTACGTACGGTTCCTGTTTGCGCTAAATGAACCTGCTAAAGCCCTGTCCATCGCCGATACCATGGCTACCCGCGCCGATCAGAATTTAACCTATACCAAAAGTGGGCAGGGGCGGTTTAGCAGTCCCAATGCTGATTTGTATATACTGCAAACCATCGTTGAAGCCTGTAAGGAGGCAAATCAACCCCTGGCTGCGGCCAGGTATGAAGCCATTTTTCAAAAGCACCTGGCAACCTATGGTTGA
- a CDS encoding AMP-binding protein translates to MNTESTINPYPWRRFYPKGVPDEINPDAYTSLAALLEEGCRRFTDRPAYACMGKQITFGELDHLSAQFASFLQNDLKLQKGDRIAIQMPNTLQYPIAMFGALRAGLAVVNTNPLYTPREMQHQFKDSGTKAIVILSNFASNLAKILDRTEIQHVVITQLGDLLGFPKKQIVNAVVKYVKKLVPAYNLPDAISFNDALSRGSSQPFKPVPIQNTDLAFVQYTGGTTGVSKGAMLTHRNIIANVEGQHFWMKPGGTPDGEGIIVAALPLYHVYALTTNALAALKSGSMNLLITNPRDLNAFIDDLKKYRITAFTGVNTLYNGLLNHPRIGEVDFSSLKVTSAGGMALQTAVAERWTKLTGNTPCEGYGLTETSPVLCSNPVDGSVRIGTIGVPWPSTDMKIIREDGTDANVGEAGEIVARGPQVFLGYYKRPEETAQSMLGDWFKTGDIGVMNEDGFFKIVDRKKDMILVSGFNVYPNEIEDVVAQCPGVLEVACIGVPDEKSTEVVKIFVVKKDPNLDIETIKAYCRENLTPYKVPRIIEFRTELPKSNVGKILRRPLRDEELAKLKK, encoded by the coding sequence ATGAACACAGAATCGACAATAAATCCATATCCCTGGCGCCGTTTTTATCCAAAAGGCGTTCCTGATGAGATTAACCCTGATGCTTATACGTCACTGGCCGCTTTGCTGGAAGAAGGATGCCGACGGTTCACAGATCGGCCTGCCTATGCTTGTATGGGTAAGCAAATTACGTTTGGTGAACTGGATCATTTATCCGCCCAGTTTGCTTCTTTTTTACAAAATGACCTGAAACTCCAGAAAGGAGATCGCATTGCGATTCAAATGCCCAATACGCTCCAGTATCCTATCGCTATGTTTGGAGCGCTCCGGGCGGGTCTGGCGGTAGTCAATACAAACCCGCTGTATACGCCCCGCGAAATGCAGCACCAGTTTAAAGATTCGGGGACAAAAGCGATCGTCATTCTCAGCAACTTTGCCAGTAACCTGGCGAAAATCCTCGACCGGACAGAGATCCAGCACGTTGTAATTACGCAATTGGGCGATTTGCTGGGCTTTCCCAAAAAGCAGATCGTTAATGCCGTCGTAAAATACGTGAAGAAACTGGTTCCCGCCTATAACCTGCCCGACGCCATTTCATTCAACGATGCACTGAGCCGGGGAAGCAGCCAGCCGTTCAAACCCGTACCGATCCAGAATACGGATTTAGCCTTTGTGCAATATACGGGCGGGACAACGGGTGTTTCGAAGGGGGCCATGCTCACCCACCGAAACATTATTGCCAATGTAGAAGGGCAGCATTTCTGGATGAAGCCAGGCGGTACGCCCGATGGTGAGGGAATTATCGTGGCGGCCCTCCCCCTCTATCACGTATACGCTCTCACGACGAACGCACTGGCAGCCTTAAAAAGCGGTTCCATGAACTTGCTAATTACCAACCCGCGCGATTTGAACGCCTTTATTGACGATCTAAAAAAATACAGGATTACGGCCTTCACGGGCGTCAATACGCTCTACAATGGCCTGTTGAATCATCCGCGCATTGGCGAAGTCGACTTCAGTTCTCTGAAAGTTACTTCAGCCGGAGGTATGGCTCTACAAACGGCCGTAGCCGAACGCTGGACAAAACTCACCGGCAACACCCCCTGCGAAGGCTACGGACTCACCGAAACATCGCCCGTTCTTTGCTCAAACCCCGTTGATGGCAGCGTACGTATCGGCACAATTGGCGTCCCCTGGCCCAGCACCGATATGAAAATCATTCGTGAAGACGGCACCGATGCCAACGTTGGTGAAGCGGGTGAAATTGTCGCTCGTGGGCCGCAGGTGTTCCTGGGTTATTACAAACGCCCCGAAGAAACCGCCCAATCCATGCTGGGCGATTGGTTCAAGACAGGCGACATTGGCGTCATGAATGAAGATGGTTTCTTCAAAATCGTTGACCGTAAGAAAGATATGATCCTGGTCTCGGGTTTTAACGTGTACCCGAATGAAATTGAGGATGTCGTAGCGCAGTGCCCAGGCGTTCTCGAAGTGGCCTGCATTGGGGTACCCGACGAGAAATCGACGGAAGTAGTCAAAATATTCGTCGTCAAAAAAGATCCCAACCTGGACATCGAAACCATCAAAGCTTACTGCCGCGAGAACCTGACGCCCTATAAAGTTCCCAGGATTATCGAGTTCCGGACCGAATTACCTAAGTCTAACGTAGGCAAAATCCTTCGCCGACCTCTGCGGGATGAAGAGTTAGCCAAACTAAAGAAATAG
- a CDS encoding quinone-dependent dihydroorotate dehydrogenase encodes MYKHIILPILFRFDAETIHHTVTRLLQIALSIPGVSGLCRKLYVVDDKRLARTVFGLTFPNPIGMAAGFDKNAELVSELSDLGFGFVEIGTVTPRPQPGNPRPRLFRLKADSGLINRMGFNNKGAGPAAERLRHFAKNRGNRQVIIGGNIGKNKDTPNEQALTDYLISFRELFDAVDYFVVNVSSPNTPGLRDLQEREPLTNLLAALQEENRQKPTPKPILLKIAPDLTNGQLDDIIAIIAETGIAGVIATNTTISRDGLATDPATVAQIGAGGVSGQPLRERATEVIRYLHQQSGGAFPIIGVGGIATPDDAKEKLAAGASLVQVYTSFIYEGPALAKRINKSLVSEL; translated from the coding sequence ATGTACAAGCACATTATTCTGCCCATACTATTCCGCTTTGATGCCGAAACCATTCACCACACCGTTACGCGCCTGTTGCAGATCGCCTTATCTATTCCGGGTGTGTCTGGTCTTTGCCGGAAGCTGTATGTTGTTGACGACAAGCGTTTAGCGCGCACCGTTTTTGGGCTAACGTTTCCAAACCCAATAGGCATGGCCGCCGGGTTTGATAAAAACGCCGAGTTAGTCAGCGAATTAAGTGATTTAGGTTTTGGCTTTGTTGAAATCGGGACGGTAACTCCTCGCCCTCAACCAGGCAATCCGCGGCCACGCCTGTTTCGGTTGAAGGCCGATAGCGGGTTGATCAACCGGATGGGTTTCAACAACAAAGGGGCTGGTCCGGCCGCCGAACGGCTTCGGCATTTCGCTAAAAACCGCGGCAATCGACAGGTAATCATTGGCGGCAATATTGGCAAAAATAAAGATACTCCAAATGAACAGGCGCTGACGGATTACCTCATCAGTTTCCGTGAATTGTTCGATGCCGTCGATTATTTTGTCGTCAATGTGAGCTCGCCCAACACCCCCGGCCTGCGCGACTTGCAGGAGCGGGAGCCTCTTACCAACCTGCTGGCGGCTTTGCAAGAAGAAAACCGCCAGAAACCAACCCCAAAACCTATTCTTCTGAAAATTGCTCCAGATCTGACCAATGGCCAGTTAGACGATATTATTGCCATCATTGCCGAAACCGGGATTGCGGGCGTTATTGCTACCAACACGACCATCAGCCGTGATGGCCTTGCCACCGATCCGGCCACCGTTGCCCAGATAGGCGCGGGTGGGGTTAGTGGCCAACCACTGCGCGAGCGAGCTACTGAAGTCATCCGGTATTTACATCAGCAATCGGGCGGGGCGTTTCCAATTATTGGCGTTGGTGGTATTGCCACACCCGACGATGCGAAAGAAAAACTTGCCGCCGGTGCCAGTTTGGTGCAGGTTTACACGAGCTTTATTTACGAAGGACCCGCGCTCGCCAAACGCATCAACAAGTCATTAGTAAGTGAACTGTAG